The following coding sequences are from one Geothrix sp. window:
- the tpx gene encoding thiol peroxidase, with translation MAQITLKGNPIHTSGDLPKVGAAAPAYTLVRTDLAEVSGKDLAGQRVVLNIFPSLDTPTCAASVRKFNARANEKPNTTILCISADLPFAQKRFCGAEGLDNVVPASSFRSADFGQAYGVALVDGPLKGLLARAVVVVDEAGKVVHTELVPEIAQEPDYNAALAVL, from the coding sequence ATGGCCCAGATCACCCTCAAAGGCAACCCCATCCACACCTCCGGCGACCTGCCGAAGGTGGGCGCGGCCGCCCCGGCCTACACCCTGGTGCGCACGGACCTGGCCGAAGTCTCCGGCAAGGACCTCGCCGGCCAGCGCGTGGTGCTCAACATCTTCCCCAGCCTGGACACGCCCACCTGCGCCGCCAGCGTCCGCAAGTTCAACGCCCGGGCCAACGAGAAGCCCAACACGACGATCCTGTGCATCAGCGCCGACCTGCCCTTCGCCCAGAAGCGCTTCTGCGGCGCCGAGGGCCTGGACAACGTGGTGCCCGCCTCCAGCTTCCGCTCCGCCGACTTCGGCCAGGCCTACGGCGTGGCCCTGGTGGACGGCCCCCTGAAGGGTCTTCTGGCCCGCGCCGTCGTCGTGGTGGACGAAGCCGGCAAGGTCGTCCACACCGAGCTGGTGCCCGAGATCGCCCAAGAGCCCGACTACAACGCCGCGCTGGCGGTGCTGTAA
- a CDS encoding queuosine precursor transporter, with translation MPTLLQKITARDHRLAGFRHYELLVHGYVVVLLISNLLGPKPTQIGPFIFSGAQLLFPITYIFGDIFTEVYGYGGSRRAIWIAFLANVLMGFFALFMVWLPAAPAWPRENQRAFEIVFGATARGIVASLAAFWVGEFVNSYVMARMKLWTGGRWLWTRTIGSTVAGQAVDSLVVTFGLFAFTLPVKTTLVMAGSGYLFKVLYEAAVTPITYAVVGFLKRTEGVDVYDEGTDFSPFVKDT, from the coding sequence ATGCCCACCCTGCTGCAGAAGATCACCGCGAGGGACCACCGCCTGGCCGGCTTCCGGCACTACGAGCTGCTGGTCCACGGCTACGTGGTGGTGCTGCTCATCAGCAACCTGCTGGGGCCCAAGCCCACGCAGATCGGCCCCTTCATCTTCAGCGGGGCCCAGCTGCTCTTCCCCATCACCTACATCTTCGGCGACATCTTCACGGAGGTGTACGGCTACGGGGGCTCCCGGCGGGCCATCTGGATCGCCTTTCTGGCCAACGTGCTGATGGGCTTCTTCGCGCTGTTCATGGTGTGGCTGCCCGCGGCTCCGGCCTGGCCCAGGGAGAACCAGCGGGCCTTCGAGATCGTCTTCGGCGCCACGGCCCGGGGCATCGTGGCCAGCCTTGCGGCCTTCTGGGTCGGGGAGTTCGTGAACAGCTACGTCATGGCGAGGATGAAACTCTGGACCGGCGGCCGCTGGCTCTGGACCCGCACCATCGGCAGCACCGTGGCCGGGCAGGCCGTGGACAGCCTGGTGGTGACCTTCGGTCTCTTCGCCTTCACGCTGCCGGTGAAGACCACCCTGGTGATGGCGGGCAGCGGGTACCTCTTCAAGGTGCTCTACGAAGCCGCGGTCACGCCCATCACCTACGCCGTCGTGGGCTTCCTCAAGCGCACCGAAGGCGTGGACGTCTATGACGAGGGGACGGATTTCAGTCCCTTCGTGAAGGACACCTAG
- a CDS encoding glycoside hydrolase family 44 protein, with amino-acid sequence MPRWTLKPALAAGLALLAACGGGHSGATGGTSAPPPPPPPVTPDVTVTVTPGNTHPISPYIYGINSAAGLTGAPTALTIDRAGGNRWTAYNWETNASNAGSDYLYENDNYLSGSATPAEAVRSFIADDQARGMASIVTLQMQGLVSGDESGPVSTTAPPDMTRFKTVAFQKSARTGTPFTLTPPTTDAYVYMDEFLWALDQKFAGQGIFGTAPTTRPVFVQLDNEPELWNSTHLEVQGPQAITSDAYIAKTIGLATALKTQFPNLVVFGAVHYGFNGIYNWQGELSATPSGNDWFPDKYLAALKTASTSFGKPLVDVYDFHWYSEATDGGGHRITDLNGTALTAAQIQAIVQSPRSLWDATYTENSWITGFLGQPIYILGRLQSRIAATYPAVKLAITEYNNGGAQHIAGTIAQADNLGIFGAQGIFAANLWPLTSSQPHLLAGFRAYRNFDGGNSHFGDTAVQAASSNAANVMVYVSTDSARPGRVVMVAINRSTSTQVTSVSGQPLSGTAHLYQMTAATAQTQSTVQPVAAGTQAASGATLTLTLPALSVTTVDVF; translated from the coding sequence GTGCCCCGTTGGACCCTGAAACCCGCGCTCGCCGCTGGACTGGCCCTGCTGGCGGCTTGCGGAGGCGGGCACTCCGGAGCCACCGGGGGGACGAGCGCCCCGCCCCCGCCTCCTCCGCCGGTCACCCCGGACGTCACCGTCACGGTGACCCCCGGGAACACGCACCCGATCTCGCCCTACATCTACGGCATCAACAGCGCGGCGGGCCTCACGGGTGCGCCGACCGCCCTGACCATCGACCGGGCCGGCGGCAACCGCTGGACGGCCTACAACTGGGAGACGAACGCGTCCAATGCCGGCAGCGACTACCTCTACGAGAACGACAACTACCTGAGTGGTAGCGCCACCCCGGCGGAAGCCGTCCGCAGTTTCATCGCCGATGACCAGGCCAGGGGCATGGCGAGCATCGTCACCCTCCAGATGCAGGGTCTCGTCTCGGGGGACGAGAGCGGTCCGGTCAGCACCACGGCACCCCCGGACATGACGCGGTTCAAGACGGTCGCCTTCCAGAAAAGTGCCCGGACGGGCACGCCCTTCACGCTCACGCCCCCGACCACCGACGCCTACGTCTACATGGATGAATTCCTGTGGGCACTGGACCAGAAGTTCGCGGGCCAGGGCATCTTCGGAACGGCCCCGACCACGCGGCCGGTCTTCGTCCAGCTCGACAACGAACCCGAGCTCTGGAATTCCACCCACCTCGAGGTCCAGGGGCCGCAAGCCATCACCTCGGATGCCTACATCGCGAAGACCATCGGCCTCGCCACGGCCCTCAAGACCCAGTTCCCGAACCTGGTCGTCTTCGGAGCCGTGCACTACGGGTTCAACGGCATCTACAACTGGCAGGGCGAGCTGAGCGCCACGCCCTCGGGCAACGACTGGTTCCCCGACAAATACCTGGCCGCGCTCAAGACGGCCTCCACGAGCTTCGGGAAGCCGCTGGTGGACGTCTATGACTTCCACTGGTACTCCGAGGCGACCGATGGCGGCGGCCACCGCATCACCGACCTGAACGGCACCGCCCTGACCGCGGCGCAGATCCAGGCCATCGTCCAGAGCCCGCGCAGCCTCTGGGACGCGACCTACACCGAAAACTCCTGGATCACCGGTTTCCTGGGCCAGCCCATCTACATCCTGGGGCGCCTGCAGTCCCGCATCGCTGCCACCTACCCGGCCGTGAAACTGGCCATCACCGAATACAACAATGGCGGCGCCCAGCACATCGCCGGAACCATCGCCCAGGCGGACAACCTCGGCATCTTCGGCGCGCAGGGCATCTTCGCCGCAAACCTCTGGCCCCTCACGAGCAGCCAGCCCCATCTGCTGGCCGGGTTCCGGGCCTACCGGAATTTCGATGGCGGGAACTCCCACTTCGGGGATACCGCCGTGCAGGCCGCTTCCAGCAATGCCGCCAACGTCATGGTCTACGTCAGCACGGACAGCGCCCGGCCGGGCCGCGTGGTGATGGTGGCCATCAACCGGTCCACCTCCACGCAGGTGACATCGGTCAGCGGCCAGCCCCTGTCCGGGACGGCCCACCTCTACCAGATGACGGCCGCCACGGCCCAGACGCAAAGCACCGTGCAGCCCGTCGCCGCCGGGACCCAGGCGGCATCGGGAGCAACCCTGACGCTCACCCTCCCCGCCCTGAGCGTGACCACCGTGGATGTGTTCTAG
- a CDS encoding DUF4136 domain-containing protein produces the protein MRAVALPAALLSLVLLGACSSYNVTYDYDVTASYGRYKTFDYYTSKKGTGGTTSLMDKRVRASVEKELQAKGFSMETKADPDFLVTYYPIVQERKVRSTVHMGWGWGYRPFRGGIGTSSTQVRKYKEGTIVIEIVDFKSNQMVWQGAAAGALTGLENPEDANEVVARAVRDILAKFPPK, from the coding sequence ATGCGCGCCGTTGCCCTGCCTGCCGCCCTGCTGTCCCTGGTCCTGCTCGGGGCCTGCAGCAGCTACAACGTGACCTACGACTACGACGTGACCGCCTCGTACGGCCGGTACAAGACCTTCGACTACTACACCTCGAAGAAGGGCACGGGGGGCACCACCAGCCTCATGGACAAGCGCGTGCGGGCCTCCGTGGAGAAGGAGTTGCAGGCCAAGGGCTTCAGCATGGAGACCAAGGCCGACCCGGACTTTCTGGTGACCTACTACCCCATCGTGCAGGAGCGGAAGGTCCGCAGCACGGTCCACATGGGCTGGGGCTGGGGCTACCGTCCCTTCCGCGGCGGCATCGGCACCAGCTCCACCCAGGTGCGGAAATACAAGGAAGGCACCATCGTCATCGAGATCGTGGACTTCAAGAGCAACCAGATGGTCTGGCAGGGCGCCGCCGCCGGCGCGCTCACGGGGCTGGAGAATCCCGAGGACGCCAACGAAGTGGTGGCCCGCGCCGTCCGCGACATCCTGGCCAAGTTCCCGCCGAAATAG